A DNA window from Marispirochaeta aestuarii contains the following coding sequences:
- a CDS encoding TRAP transporter substrate-binding protein, with translation MLKRILKLAMVSLCLFLITGIPLLAEGQKDGADEKPITLKLGHVAPESEPYHLAAVKFAELVEERTDGMVKINIFPNSQLGAQRDMIEGLQMGTVDITLTTSAVLANFVPTSQVIELPFMFRSRDHVYSVVDGPLAKEIYKGAEDQGLKVISTWENGFRNITNNVRPVSTPSDMDGIKIRVMENQMYIDMFNALGANPVPIARSELFTALQQGTVDAQENPMGQIYSSRFYEVQDYVTLSRHTYSPEVVVFSLKNWNKIPSEYQSIILKAAEEARDYCRKMKIEKDDEFIEGVKKEGMQVTELTPEQVSMFQDKMKPVWTKYYKVIGEDLIQKVYNYR, from the coding sequence ATGTTGAAAAGAATTTTAAAGTTAGCAATGGTGTCCTTGTGCCTGTTCCTCATAACAGGAATCCCTCTCCTTGCTGAAGGTCAAAAGGATGGGGCAGATGAAAAACCGATTACCCTTAAGTTAGGGCATGTAGCACCTGAATCAGAGCCCTATCATTTAGCAGCAGTAAAATTTGCAGAGCTGGTTGAAGAGCGTACTGACGGAATGGTCAAGATTAATATCTTTCCTAACAGCCAGTTGGGTGCTCAGAGAGATATGATCGAAGGACTGCAGATGGGAACCGTAGATATTACTCTTACCACTTCAGCGGTCCTGGCAAACTTTGTCCCGACATCTCAGGTCATCGAGCTGCCTTTTATGTTCAGAAGCCGTGATCATGTCTACTCCGTAGTCGATGGCCCATTGGCAAAGGAGATCTATAAAGGGGCTGAGGATCAGGGTCTTAAAGTGATCAGCACATGGGAGAATGGTTTCCGCAATATTACAAATAACGTTCGGCCTGTAAGTACACCTTCTGATATGGATGGAATCAAGATACGAGTTATGGAAAACCAGATGTACATCGATATGTTCAACGCCCTTGGAGCAAATCCTGTTCCCATCGCTCGTAGTGAACTCTTCACAGCCCTTCAGCAGGGTACAGTTGACGCTCAGGAAAACCCGATGGGACAAATCTACTCCTCCAGGTTCTATGAGGTACAGGATTATGTAACCCTGAGTCGGCATACCTATTCACCTGAAGTCGTTGTTTTCAGTCTGAAGAATTGGAATAAAATTCCTTCAGAATACCAGTCGATCATCCTGAAGGCTGCCGAGGAAGCCCGGGATTACTGTCGGAAAATGAAGATCGAAAAAGATGACGAATTTATCGAAGGAGTAAAAAAGGAAGGTATGCAGGTTACTGAATTAACTCCTGAGCAGGTTTCAATGTTCCAGGACAAAATGAAACCCGTATGGACCAAGTATTACAAAGTGATCGGCGAGGACCTCATTCAGAAGGTTTATAATTACCGGTAA
- a CDS encoding TRAP transporter small permease: MHKFKNFVDTVDRVATWLTYLTVTVMVGMVAMQVFTRYLLHNSFSFTEELARYMFIWSVALGSALALKERKHVAVTVVVSMFPSKIERIVRSMADALAVIFFILLLVFGIVMVFNTRMQTTPGLGISIAFVYLAIPVSAVILIIDGIYNALIDFAGEEKTSSEGEE; encoded by the coding sequence ATGCATAAGTTTAAGAATTTTGTAGATACTGTGGATAGAGTTGCTACCTGGCTGACATACCTGACGGTGACAGTAATGGTGGGCATGGTAGCCATGCAAGTCTTCACCCGCTATTTATTACATAATTCATTCAGTTTTACAGAAGAGCTTGCCCGATACATGTTTATTTGGTCCGTTGCTCTTGGCTCTGCCTTGGCATTGAAAGAAAGAAAACATGTTGCTGTAACTGTAGTTGTCAGCATGTTTCCCAGTAAAATCGAGAGGATAGTCCGATCCATGGCGGATGCCCTGGCCGTCATCTTCTTCATTTTGCTTCTTGTCTTCGGGATTGTCATGGTATTCAACACCCGCATGCAGACAACGCCTGGATTGGGAATAAGTATTGCATTTGTCTATCTGGCTATTCCTGTCTCTGCAGTTATTTTAATTATCGACGGTATATACAACGCGTTAATTGATTTTGCAGGAGAGGAGAAGACATCCAGCGAGGGGGAAGAATAA
- a CDS encoding TRAP transporter large permease encodes MIALTLFSTLLIFLLLRVPIAAALGLSTALAVLQADLPLTLIVQRMVVSNDSFPLMAIPFFILAGNVMTYGGVSRRIVAFADTLVGWMTGGLGLVATVSGVFFSAISGSSAATTAAVGSVLFPEMEKRGYDRSFSAAIVAAAGETGIIIPPSVVMVVYGVIAGVSIGDMFLGGFGPGLLMGFSMTVLIYVLSRKKGLQSTSKFVGFKQVIKSFSSAIWGLMMPVIILGGIYGGIFTPTEAAVVAVLWGIFVGFFIYKDLKAADLPKILRKSAIGAAVIMFIMNAAGLFSWIITSEQIPHKLAQSFVAISGGSEIIFLMLINVLLLITGTMINASAAITILAPILVPVAMTFNIDLVFFGVLMVVNMAIGCITPPVGVDLFVATTISGVPIEKIAKAIFPFLVVLIVDLILITYVQDIIMWLPNMFGG; translated from the coding sequence ATGATAGCATTGACACTATTCTCAACATTACTGATTTTTCTTTTACTTCGAGTACCTATTGCAGCCGCATTGGGGCTTTCTACTGCGTTAGCAGTACTTCAGGCAGACTTGCCTTTGACGCTGATCGTTCAAAGGATGGTTGTTTCCAATGATTCATTTCCACTCATGGCAATACCGTTCTTTATTCTCGCAGGAAATGTAATGACCTATGGAGGTGTATCCCGCAGGATTGTAGCCTTTGCGGACACCCTTGTAGGCTGGATGACAGGAGGATTAGGTCTCGTTGCAACCGTTTCAGGTGTATTTTTCTCCGCCATATCGGGTTCCTCAGCTGCTACAACTGCTGCCGTTGGCTCGGTTCTGTTTCCGGAAATGGAGAAGAGAGGGTATGACCGATCATTCTCAGCCGCAATAGTCGCGGCTGCCGGGGAAACAGGGATTATTATTCCTCCCAGCGTAGTCATGGTTGTATATGGAGTTATTGCCGGTGTGTCTATTGGAGACATGTTTCTCGGAGGTTTCGGGCCTGGCTTACTGATGGGTTTCTCGATGACAGTTCTAATTTACGTTCTATCCCGTAAAAAAGGACTGCAGAGTACATCGAAATTCGTCGGGTTCAAACAAGTTATAAAGTCTTTTTCAAGTGCAATCTGGGGATTGATGATGCCCGTAATAATCCTGGGAGGAATCTACGGCGGTATCTTTACTCCAACAGAAGCGGCTGTTGTAGCTGTACTATGGGGCATTTTTGTAGGATTTTTTATCTATAAAGATTTAAAAGCTGCAGATTTGCCTAAGATCCTGAGAAAATCGGCAATCGGAGCCGCAGTAATTATGTTCATAATGAATGCTGCGGGACTGTTCAGCTGGATTATCACCAGCGAACAGATTCCACACAAACTGGCACAATCATTTGTAGCAATATCTGGTGGCAGCGAAATAATCTTTCTCATGTTAATAAATGTTTTACTGCTCATTACCGGTACAATGATCAATGCCTCAGCGGCTATCACAATCCTGGCGCCCATTCTGGTTCCTGTTGCGATGACTTTCAATATAGATCTCGTGTTCTTTGGTGTATTGATGGTTGTCAACATGGCGATCGGATGCATCACCCCGCCTGTCGGTGTCGATCTGTTCGTTGCAACAACTATATCCGGAGTACCTATAGAAAAAATCGCTAAAGCGATTTTCCCATTCCTGGTTGTTTTGATTGTCGATTTGATTCTTATCACATATGTGCAGGATATCATTATGTGGCTGCCAAACATGTTCGGTGGCTGA
- the ttdA gene encoding L(+)-tartrate dehydratase subunit alpha encodes MFDKEKFTEIVSNFVTMSGKILPDDVTQKLEELKNAETGELAKTVYKCYFDNQELARKLSRPSCQDTGVINFYVNAGEHFPALGQINDCLKEAVRRSTAEAPLRHNTVAIFDEKNEGTNVGERAPYIHWEIVPDSDKIEIKPYMSGGGCSLPGRAITLMPSAGYEAIVQYVFDTIVDWGINACPPLLVGIGIAGSVENAAVLSKKALLRPIDERHPNPKGAQMEKDLEKGLNELGLGPQGISGRSTVMGVHIETAARHPSTISVAINVGCWSHRWGDIIIDKDMNYEIISHKGAKI; translated from the coding sequence ATGTTCGACAAAGAAAAGTTTACAGAAATTGTAAGCAATTTCGTTACCATGTCGGGGAAAATACTACCCGATGATGTTACACAAAAGCTGGAAGAGCTAAAAAACGCCGAAACAGGTGAACTGGCCAAAACAGTATATAAATGTTACTTCGACAATCAGGAACTAGCACGTAAGCTATCCAGGCCCAGTTGTCAGGATACCGGGGTTATAAATTTCTATGTGAATGCAGGCGAGCATTTTCCCGCTTTAGGCCAGATTAACGATTGCCTGAAAGAAGCAGTCAGACGTTCGACAGCCGAAGCGCCCCTTCGCCACAATACGGTAGCAATCTTCGATGAAAAAAATGAAGGTACCAATGTCGGCGAGCGTGCTCCGTATATCCACTGGGAGATTGTTCCCGATAGCGATAAAATCGAAATAAAACCCTACATGTCCGGCGGCGGTTGCAGCCTGCCGGGAAGAGCGATCACCTTGATGCCCTCCGCAGGCTACGAGGCTATTGTGCAGTATGTCTTCGATACAATCGTTGATTGGGGAATCAACGCATGTCCTCCTCTTCTGGTCGGCATTGGAATAGCGGGATCAGTTGAAAATGCTGCAGTTCTGTCAAAAAAAGCCCTGTTGAGGCCAATCGACGAACGTCATCCTAATCCAAAGGGTGCCCAAATGGAAAAGGACCTGGAAAAAGGCCTGAACGAACTCGGATTAGGGCCGCAGGGAATATCAGGGAGATCCACCGTAATGGGAGTCCATATTGAAACTGCAGCGCGTCATCCGTCCACTATTTCAGTGGCTATCAATGTTGGATGCTGGTCCCATCGTTGGGGAGATATCATCATTGATAAGGATATGAATTATGAAATCATCTCTCATAAGGGGGCTAAAATATGA
- the ttdB gene encoding L(+)-tartrate dehydratase subunit beta has product MKKILSTPVSAEDLKDIKIGDIIYLNGTVVTCRDVAHRRLIEYGRELPVDLKGGCIFHAGPIVRKKGDGKFEMVSIGPTTSMRMEKFEKEFIKETGVKVIVGKGGMAEKTAEGCREYKAIHCVIPAGCAVMAAVEFEEIIGAEWTDLGMPETLWISRVKEFGPLIVSIDAEGNNLFEKNKKVFNKRKEQQVKEISEKVRFIK; this is encoded by the coding sequence ATGAAGAAGATCCTGTCAACACCTGTTTCGGCCGAAGACCTCAAGGATATCAAGATAGGCGATATAATATATCTGAACGGAACGGTAGTAACATGCCGGGACGTTGCCCATCGCCGTCTGATTGAATACGGAAGAGAACTGCCGGTTGATCTTAAGGGCGGGTGCATTTTTCATGCAGGACCGATCGTGAGAAAAAAAGGCGACGGAAAGTTCGAAATGGTTTCCATCGGCCCGACAACCAGCATGAGGATGGAAAAATTCGAAAAGGAATTCATCAAGGAGACCGGCGTAAAGGTTATCGTCGGTAAAGGCGGAATGGCCGAAAAAACTGCAGAAGGATGCCGGGAATACAAAGCCATCCACTGCGTTATACCTGCAGGCTGCGCTGTTATGGCTGCAGTGGAATTTGAAGAGATTATCGGAGCCGAATGGACAGACCTGGGCATGCCGGAGACACTGTGGATAAGCAGAGTAAAGGAATTCGGCCCATTGATTGTTTCTATCGACGCCGAAGGAAATAATCTTTTTGAAAAAAACAAGAAAGTATTCAACAAGAGAAAAGAACAGCAGGTTAAAGAGATTTCTGAAAAAGTCAGGTTCATAAAATAA
- a CDS encoding GntR family transcriptional regulator, whose protein sequence is MLKQIIVLPIRERVASELRNAIFSGKFGPGYELRQDYLAKKFGVSRMPVREALHILSGEGIVELRTNKGAIVKEISKDFVREHFELRLILECEAIAKACIHVKDISELEYIHAQQKQAIDALDVEEISMCNQAFHMFIWKNANNKKMEMMLENLWNGLSTGIVVAPRIHATESYQEHSQMIDAIKDRNPELARDIMKKHITRSMGNMLMGISDHKNSLED, encoded by the coding sequence ATGCTTAAACAGATTATAGTATTACCCATACGTGAAAGAGTAGCTTCGGAGTTAAGAAATGCCATTTTCTCCGGGAAGTTCGGTCCCGGATACGAATTACGACAGGATTATCTAGCCAAGAAGTTCGGAGTCTCCCGTATGCCTGTTCGGGAGGCTTTACATATTCTCTCCGGTGAAGGGATTGTGGAACTCAGGACAAACAAGGGAGCAATTGTAAAAGAAATCTCCAAGGACTTTGTCAGGGAACACTTTGAACTAAGATTAATACTGGAGTGCGAGGCAATCGCAAAAGCATGCATTCATGTTAAGGATATCTCCGAACTGGAATATATCCACGCCCAGCAGAAACAAGCAATCGATGCATTGGATGTGGAAGAAATCAGCATGTGTAACCAGGCATTTCATATGTTTATATGGAAAAACGCGAATAATAAGAAAATGGAAATGATGCTGGAAAACCTTTGGAATGGATTATCAACCGGGATAGTGGTCGCACCCCGCATACATGCAACAGAATCCTACCAGGAACATAGTCAAATGATTGATGCTATAAAAGACAGAAATCCGGAACTGGCTCGGGATATCATGAAAAAACATATAACGCGCAGCATGGGAAATATGCTGATGGGGATATCCGATCATAAAAACAGCTTAGAAGATTAA
- a CDS encoding transketolase-like TK C-terminal-containing protein yields MDSLEKIKGDFQYWEKTKDLIDQLLDIILNYRQSGHPGGSRSKVHAFLMTTLSGAMRWDLRDPGKRFADRFVLGAGHTVPLIYTSLAVFNEALKLKYERTGDKRFLSTQPQERILTWEDLLGFRHRGGLSGHAEASGKTLFLKFNTGPSGHGSPAAAGIAVALKRAKVDGAKVFIFEGEGGLTPGATHETANSAWGLALDNLYYMVDWNDYGIDDHKASDVVYGTPEDWFAPHGWRVFGAENGSDWESLARGMTAMMSSPNPDRVPSALWFKTRKGRGYGKYDNASHGAAHPMNSEAFWQVKKEFADKYGVNFVNMGGKAPADPALLKEEFRSNLKVVMDVLASDTALVDYLAERLVEIGDSVPEVSKSFVLGKKGNPFKDKRLYDFKKYPEDMWAKPGTKNSNRAALAQWGAWANAFGKKEYDRPLFIISSADLSGSTNISGFASDYGDTKGYGWYERVGTEDGIMLPQEITEFSNAGILAGLASVNMAKEPEKEFEGFWGATSTYGSFSYLLYGPFRLFSQLAQDCEYKTGKVLWIAGHSGPETAEDSRTHFGVFSPGVTQFFPKGKVINLHPWEYNDVPVLLAAAFSQDVPIIALHLTRPNIEIPDRKAIGMAHHYEAARGAYLMRDYKPGEDKGGTIIVQGTGAVSNMIKALPELDRRGLNVKIVVSASAELFEMQDEAYKNSILSPADQQNSTVVTTSSRTLMLPWLFNKFSEEYALSPDWDNNWRTGGSIDEVLEEAHLSPDHIADGIERFVKDRNKRLETLRKALS; encoded by the coding sequence ATGGATTCATTGGAAAAGATTAAAGGTGATTTTCAGTATTGGGAAAAGACAAAGGACCTTATTGATCAGCTGCTGGATATTATTCTGAACTATCGTCAGAGCGGGCATCCCGGTGGTTCCCGGTCAAAGGTCCATGCCTTTCTGATGACGACTTTGAGCGGCGCCATGCGCTGGGATCTTCGGGATCCGGGAAAGCGCTTTGCCGACCGTTTTGTTCTTGGTGCCGGGCATACAGTTCCCCTGATTTATACCTCCCTGGCGGTTTTCAACGAGGCTTTGAAGCTCAAGTATGAAAGAACCGGGGACAAACGTTTTCTGAGCACCCAGCCCCAGGAGAGGATCCTCACCTGGGAAGACCTGCTGGGCTTCCGTCACCGGGGAGGACTTTCCGGCCATGCCGAAGCCTCCGGCAAGACCCTCTTTCTGAAGTTCAACACCGGGCCTTCAGGCCATGGCAGCCCCGCGGCGGCGGGTATTGCGGTAGCCCTGAAGCGGGCAAAGGTCGACGGAGCCAAGGTATTTATTTTTGAAGGCGAAGGCGGGCTCACCCCCGGGGCTACCCACGAGACGGCCAATTCCGCCTGGGGCCTTGCCCTGGATAACCTCTACTACATGGTGGACTGGAACGACTACGGTATCGACGATCACAAGGCCAGCGATGTCGTATATGGAACTCCCGAGGACTGGTTCGCTCCCCACGGGTGGCGGGTATTCGGTGCCGAAAACGGCAGCGACTGGGAATCCCTGGCCAGGGGAATGACCGCCATGATGAGCTCTCCCAATCCCGACCGGGTCCCCAGTGCCCTGTGGTTCAAAACCCGCAAAGGCCGGGGCTATGGAAAATACGACAATGCATCCCACGGTGCTGCCCATCCCATGAACAGCGAGGCCTTCTGGCAGGTCAAGAAGGAGTTCGCCGATAAATACGGGGTCAATTTCGTGAACATGGGCGGAAAAGCCCCTGCCGACCCCGCCTTGTTGAAGGAGGAGTTCCGGTCCAACCTTAAGGTGGTCATGGATGTGCTGGCCTCGGACACGGCTCTGGTTGACTATCTGGCGGAGCGCCTGGTTGAAATCGGCGACAGCGTGCCGGAGGTGTCGAAAAGCTTTGTTCTGGGGAAAAAGGGCAACCCCTTCAAGGACAAGCGGCTCTACGACTTCAAAAAGTACCCCGAGGACATGTGGGCAAAACCGGGGACCAAGAACTCCAACCGCGCAGCCCTCGCCCAGTGGGGCGCCTGGGCCAATGCCTTCGGTAAAAAGGAGTACGACAGACCCCTCTTTATTATCAGCTCCGCGGATTTATCGGGTTCCACCAATATCTCCGGCTTTGCCTCGGATTACGGCGACACCAAAGGCTACGGCTGGTACGAGAGGGTCGGCACGGAAGACGGTATAATGCTGCCCCAGGAGATCACCGAGTTTTCCAATGCCGGTATTCTGGCGGGGCTCGCTTCCGTCAATATGGCGAAGGAACCCGAGAAGGAGTTCGAAGGCTTCTGGGGGGCAACCTCCACCTACGGAAGTTTTTCGTACCTGCTCTACGGCCCTTTCCGGCTCTTCAGCCAGCTGGCCCAGGATTGTGAGTATAAAACCGGCAAGGTGCTCTGGATTGCCGGCCACTCGGGACCGGAAACCGCCGAGGACAGCCGTACCCACTTCGGCGTATTCTCCCCCGGGGTTACCCAGTTCTTCCCCAAAGGCAAGGTGATCAATCTGCATCCCTGGGAATACAACGACGTACCGGTACTTCTTGCGGCGGCTTTCAGTCAGGATGTTCCCATTATTGCCCTGCACCTGACCCGGCCGAATATCGAGATTCCCGACCGTAAGGCCATCGGCATGGCCCACCACTACGAGGCCGCCAGAGGCGCCTACCTTATGCGGGACTACAAGCCCGGAGAGGATAAGGGGGGTACGATCATCGTACAGGGGACCGGCGCAGTGAGCAACATGATCAAGGCTCTGCCGGAACTGGACAGGCGGGGGCTGAACGTCAAGATCGTTGTATCCGCCAGCGCCGAGCTCTTCGAGATGCAGGATGAGGCCTATAAAAACTCCATTCTGAGTCCCGCGGACCAGCAGAATTCCACCGTGGTTACCACCTCGTCCCGCACGCTTATGCTGCCCTGGCTCTTCAACAAGTTCTCCGAGGAGTACGCCCTGAGTCCCGATTGGGACAACAACTGGCGTACCGGAGGCAGTATAGACGAGGTCCTGGAGGAGGCCCATCTTTCTCCCGACCATATAGCCGACGGCATAGAGCGCTTTGTGAAGGACCGGAATAAACGGCTTGAAACCCTGCGTAAAGCCTTGAGTTAA
- a CDS encoding GntR family transcriptional regulator — protein MTNTIEEKSAGDGSVFITTAERVYNSILKMILTGEFPPGSRLPRRKLAERTQSSQIPVLEAMKRLEQEGLVEYRPQWGCVVTVPTAQKVKDMYVLREAVECQAARILAITLTREKAQGLYEIARKLDETPYTEDTQQIIYDTHYKFHLLLAKLTGHETLVKSLRQANLFWLLMSSVQWRRGSKAEVQKDWHRRLVDVILKGDPLEADSMMREHIQDAYVPILKQMGDDFPSHA, from the coding sequence ATGACCAATACGATCGAAGAAAAGAGTGCCGGCGACGGTTCTGTTTTTATTACCACCGCCGAAAGGGTTTACAACAGCATCCTTAAGATGATTCTCACCGGGGAGTTTCCCCCCGGCAGCAGACTTCCCCGCAGAAAACTTGCGGAGAGAACCCAGTCAAGTCAGATTCCGGTGCTGGAGGCCATGAAACGGCTGGAGCAGGAAGGCCTGGTCGAGTACCGGCCCCAGTGGGGCTGCGTGGTTACCGTTCCGACGGCCCAGAAGGTCAAGGATATGTATGTGCTCCGGGAGGCCGTGGAGTGCCAGGCGGCCCGTATCCTGGCCATAACCCTGACCAGGGAGAAGGCCCAGGGCCTGTACGAGATTGCCAGGAAACTGGACGAAACCCCCTACACCGAGGACACCCAGCAGATAATCTACGATACCCATTACAAGTTCCATCTGCTTTTGGCAAAACTCACCGGGCATGAGACCCTGGTCAAAAGCCTGCGTCAGGCCAACCTGTTCTGGCTTCTCATGAGCAGTGTTCAGTGGCGGCGGGGCTCGAAGGCGGAGGTACAGAAAGACTGGCACAGGCGGCTGGTGGACGTCATCCTTAAAGGGGACCCCCTGGAGGCCGACTCCATGATGCGGGAGCACATCCAGGACGCCTATGTGCCCATTCTCAAGCAGATGGGGGACGATTTCCCCAGTCATGCATGA
- a CDS encoding TIR domain-containing protein codes for MISPFRIHICYLQPIDQEYALLFQRLIRSDCLRCTDSSEITAGLPEAEVKDNHIRNAVATIVLVGPQTAASDQVDREIFASLMKTDRYLHTGLFGVLLPTCSAGSPSLVKRDIIPPRLADNLRSGFADLYLWREDAALVRAWFQRAVRKRDTILPDNRRPLLNPRPGHSFSFSFQKT; via the coding sequence TTGATATCACCCTTCAGAATTCACATCTGTTATCTCCAACCGATCGACCAGGAGTATGCGCTGCTGTTTCAGCGACTCATTCGGAGCGACTGCCTGCGCTGTACCGACAGCAGCGAGATTACCGCAGGCTTGCCGGAAGCCGAGGTAAAGGATAACCACATCCGGAACGCCGTCGCCACGATTGTCCTGGTCGGTCCCCAGACGGCTGCATCCGATCAGGTCGACCGGGAGATCTTTGCCTCCCTGATGAAAACAGATCGCTACCTGCACACAGGTCTTTTCGGTGTGCTTCTTCCCACCTGTTCCGCCGGAAGCCCTTCCCTGGTCAAGCGGGACATTATTCCGCCCCGTCTGGCAGATAATTTACGCAGCGGATTCGCCGACCTCTACTTGTGGCGCGAAGATGCCGCCCTGGTGCGGGCCTGGTTTCAACGGGCTGTAAGAAAGCGGGATACCATTCTTCCGGACAACCGGCGGCCCCTGTTGAATCCCCGGCCGGGCCATTCCTTTTCATTTTCATTCCAGAAAACTTGA
- a CDS encoding LuxR family transcriptional regulator codes for MSPVQRRIGYLFASVGFAAAAVNLLSIAAGAGFVAALQYFRVYLVFLFSLLILFTARLRFGFARWVQTFLPLLVGTIAVFDDYESVYGLGLYAVSFIIALKHGLLRRGFKLKLGVYLAYIFITVILASAAVDPDYSIGRGINAVLYLLLVGILLFFIYADELKKYVAFSRRQTAYIRRLKREQKRKSRQFQERLADLTEEVEGYRKEAEPFDLDSRGITAAEKRVLRALILYGGSNVELSQRLGISRSTVKAHLASIFDKMGVDNRWALIDLCRHNRWDDEGEA; via the coding sequence ATGAGTCCTGTTCAGAGGCGGATAGGCTACCTGTTCGCCTCTGTCGGCTTTGCGGCGGCGGCGGTGAACCTGCTTTCCATTGCCGCCGGGGCCGGTTTTGTCGCTGCCCTTCAGTATTTCCGGGTCTATCTTGTCTTCCTTTTCAGTCTGCTTATCCTCTTTACCGCCCGGCTCCGTTTCGGTTTTGCCAGATGGGTCCAGACCTTTCTTCCTCTTCTGGTGGGTACCATCGCCGTTTTTGATGATTATGAGTCGGTCTACGGTCTGGGACTCTATGCCGTCTCCTTCATTATCGCTTTAAAGCATGGCCTCCTCAGACGGGGTTTCAAACTGAAACTCGGTGTCTATCTGGCCTACATTTTTATTACGGTAATACTGGCCTCCGCCGCTGTCGATCCGGACTACAGTATCGGCAGGGGCATCAATGCAGTGCTGTACCTGCTTCTGGTTGGAATTCTGCTCTTTTTTATATATGCCGATGAGTTGAAAAAGTATGTCGCCTTCTCCAGGCGACAGACCGCGTATATCCGGCGGCTGAAACGGGAACAGAAGCGCAAGTCCCGGCAGTTTCAGGAGAGGCTTGCTGATCTGACCGAAGAGGTGGAGGGGTACCGGAAGGAGGCTGAACCCTTCGATCTGGATTCCCGGGGAATAACAGCCGCGGAAAAACGGGTCCTCCGGGCTCTGATCCTCTACGGCGGAAGCAATGTCGAGCTGTCCCAGCGGCTGGGGATTTCCCGTTCAACCGTCAAGGCACACCTGGCCTCCATCTTCGACAAGATGGGGGTGGATAACCGCTGGGCGCTTATCGATCTCTGTCGTCATAACCGCTGGGACGACGAAGGGGAAGCTTGA
- a CDS encoding MoeA family protein — protein sequence MTSLKEFRALLFSQSLDLRPESVPLSEAAGRFPTEPLASPIDLPPVAGLVKKGRYLKAGVDFVPCGRLGPAEIAGLAAAGISRVMVRRMVNAGFLAVEWEGVRLKVPGERREPGEQYSPLGHMFSVLLDGAGAWPVDYGILPEGMSVRRAMEKGLEECPVFIVAGADPAEVRDFLAAPGRELLCDGVEIEGGKGLLFGRITSDQGVSAGFLFSFPSGAVPAFLYFYLFVRPFLYGLNGGGDPAVMLRCTLTEAPGGGADTCSRLVPVRLGSGPDGLLTAEPLNIEGPDHVTGLIGAQGCALFNSGCRGSKAGSPVDVLLFH from the coding sequence GTGACCAGCCTGAAGGAGTTCCGGGCCCTGCTGTTTTCCCAGTCCCTGGATCTGCGACCGGAATCGGTGCCCCTCTCTGAAGCGGCGGGACGCTTTCCGACGGAGCCCCTTGCGAGCCCCATAGACCTGCCTCCGGTGGCAGGCTTAGTGAAAAAAGGCCGTTACCTGAAGGCCGGGGTTGATTTTGTTCCCTGCGGCAGGCTCGGCCCCGCCGAAATCGCCGGTCTTGCCGCGGCGGGAATCAGCCGGGTCATGGTGCGACGTATGGTCAATGCCGGTTTCCTTGCTGTTGAATGGGAGGGGGTGAGACTCAAAGTCCCCGGAGAGAGGCGGGAACCCGGAGAGCAGTACAGCCCCCTGGGACACATGTTCTCTGTTCTTCTCGACGGGGCGGGGGCCTGGCCGGTGGATTATGGAATTCTTCCTGAAGGGATGTCCGTCCGCAGGGCCATGGAGAAGGGGCTCGAGGAGTGTCCTGTTTTCATAGTTGCCGGGGCTGATCCCGCCGAGGTGCGGGATTTCCTTGCCGCTCCGGGGCGGGAGCTTCTGTGTGATGGTGTCGAGATAGAGGGGGGGAAAGGGCTTCTCTTCGGGCGGATAACGTCCGATCAGGGGGTATCTGCGGGCTTTCTCTTTTCTTTTCCCTCCGGGGCGGTACCGGCTTTTCTCTATTTTTATCTTTTTGTGCGGCCCTTCCTCTACGGCCTGAACGGAGGGGGCGACCCTGCTGTTATGCTCCGCTGTACCCTGACGGAAGCCCCCGGGGGCGGTGCCGATACCTGCAGCAGGCTCGTTCCGGTGCGTCTCGGTTCCGGACCGGATGGCTTGCTTACTGCCGAACCGCTGAATATTGAGGGTCCCGATCATGTTACCGGGCTGATCGGTGCTCAGGGCTGCGCCCTCTTCAACTCCGGATGCCGGGGCAGTAAGGCTGGAAGCCCGGTGGATGTGCTGCTTTTTCACTGA